The following proteins come from a genomic window of Musa acuminata AAA Group cultivar baxijiao chromosome BXJ1-7, Cavendish_Baxijiao_AAA, whole genome shotgun sequence:
- the LOC103992757 gene encoding heat stress transcription factor C-1b yields the protein MEEIRNTSVGYQVQAAPFVAKTYEMVNDPRTDCLIRWGKGNNSFVVVNPSDFSQFLLPSYFKHSNFSSFVRQLNTYGFRKVDPDRWEFAHHLFLRGQIHLLPHVIRRPKKSHVGLCAGSSSSISGEEKGDVEGEVEKTLLQELYRLRQEQRALDEELQVMSRRLQVNERRPHQMMSFLIKMAEDPESFSGLVISKKQQSAAAKKRRLVAAAAAPPAHAINDGVFLLPSLLVPGTEQTVIETLGTGSDRMSIEEVKPFAFVPDVSAIHSYDAELGGLATAPEASIIGPNHASGISFLPDFALSTTSSSSETAAASSFPFSLLGHGFC from the exons ATGGAAGAGATTCGTAATACTAGCGTTGGCTACCAAGTACAGGCGGCTCCTTTCGTGGCGAAGACGTATGAGATGGTGAACGATCCGAGGACGGACTGCTTGATCCGGTGGGGGAAGGGGAACAACAGCTTCGTGGTGGTGAATCCCAGCGATTTCTCTCAGTTCCTGCTACCCTCCTATTTCAAGCACAGCAACTTCTCCAGCTTCGTCCGCCAGCTAAATACCTAC GGATTCAGGAAGGTCGATCCGGATAGATGGGAGTTCGCTCACCACTTGTTCCTCCGAGGGCAGATTCACCTCCTCCCTCACGTCATACGACGGCCGAAGAAGAGCCATGTTGGACTGTGtgcaggcagcagcagcagcataagTGGTGAGGAGAAGGGAGACGTGGAAGGGGAGGTTGAGAAGACGCTACTGCAAGAGCTGTATAGGCTGCGGCAGGAGCAGAGGGCCCTCGACGAAGAGCTACAGGTTATGAGCAGGCGACTGCAGGTTAATGAAAGGAGGCCACACCAGATGATGTCCTTCCTCATCAAAATGGCCGAGGACCCTGAGTCATTCTCCGGGCTCGTGATCTCCAAGAAGCAGCAGTCTGCAGCAGCGAAGAAGAGGCgtcttgttgctgctgctgctgctcctcctgcTCATGCAATTAACGATGGAGTCTTCCTCCTACCTTCTCTTCTGGTTCCAGGGACAGAACAAACTGTGATCGAGACATTAGGCACCGGAAGCGATCGGATGAGTATCGAGGAAGTGAAGCCATTTGCATTTGTTCCCGATGTTTCTGCCATCCATAGCTACGATGCTGAGCTCGGTGGTCTCGCTACGGCTCCGGAGGCGAGCATCATCGGCCCCAATCATGCAAGCGGAATCAGCTTCCTACCCGACTTCGCTCTGAGCACGACGAGTTCGagttcagaaacagcagcggcatcctccttccccttctctttaCTCGGCCATGGATTCTGCTAG
- the LOC103992758 gene encoding GTP-binding protein At2g22870 yields MLLHHRILHPRLLVPFVSFSAPPPGSLRSDHPLLLLTSGRRNPVSLLACSHSLSTVAQLAVSAPLEVDAPILRQIADEEDGGPQVQIPFDKLFVPPGVDLAEAASMASGRVLRGSNIVLGPYARDAQVATAEFIKSSTKTEECPTDGLPEFALVGRSNVGKSSLLNSLVRRKRLALTSKKPGKTQCINHFRINDSWYLVDLPGYGYAAAPQEARANWYEFTKNYFLNRESLVSVFLLIDASIPAKKIDLEYASWLGQNQIPMTLLFTKCDKRKKKKNGGKRPEENVEDFQKLIREYFKEAPPWIMTSSVTNQGREEILLHMAQLRNYWLKH; encoded by the exons ATGCTCCTCCATCACCGAATCCTCCACCCTCGCCTCCTCGTCCCCTTCGTCTCCTTCTCCGCGCCACCGCCTGGGTCTCTCCGGTCCGACCATCCCCTCCTACTCCTCACCTCCGGAAGAAGGAATCCCGTCTCCCTCCTCGCCTGTTCACATTCCTTGTCCACCGTAGCCCAGCTCGCCGTCTCCGCCCCTTTGGAGGTCGACGCCCCAATCCTACGGCAGATAGCTGACGAGGAAGATGGCGGGCCCCAGGTACAGATTCCCTTCGACAAGCTCTTCGTGCCGCCGGGGGTAGACTTAGCGGAAGCGGCGTCGATGGCCAGCGGGAGAGTGCTCCGAGGCTCCAACATCGTGCTCGGACCTTACGCCCGCGACGCCCAGGTCGCCACCGCCGAGTTCATCAAGAGCAGCACCAAGACGGAGGAGTGCCCCACGGATGGCCTCCCCGAGTTCGCCCTCGTCGGCCGGTCCAACGTCggcaaatcctccctcctaaattCCCTCGTCAGGAGGAAGCGGCTCGCCCTCACCTCCAAGAAGCCCG GAAAAACACAATGCATTAATCATTTTCGTATAAATGATAGTTGGTACCTGGTGGATCTGCCTGGTTATGG atATGCAGCTGCACCGCAAGAAGCGCGAGCTAACTGGTATGAATTCACCAAAAACTACTTCCTCAACCGAGAGTCGTTAGTGTCTGTTTTCCTACTTATAGATGCCAGCATCCCTGCTAAAAAGATTGATCTTGAATATGCTAGTTGGCTTGGACAAAATCAG ATTCCAATGACACTACTATTCACGAAGTGTGacaaacgtaagaagaagaagaacggtgGTAAAAGACCTGAAGAAAATGTTGAAGATTTTCAGAAATTGATACGCGAATATTTCAAGGAAGCACCGCCTTGGATAATGACCAGTAGTGTCACCAACCAAGGCCGGGAGGAGATATTATTGCATATGGCCCAGTTGCGGAACTACTGGCTAAAACATTAG
- the LOC103992759 gene encoding uncharacterized protein LOC103992759 yields MASASLSLRYAPFSSLPLSPSHAANEAAPPSVIASRPSRTAATLRPQPIRALSSSSSSACSSGRLVALARASFPKISSGIDEDPATEKFLRNNSISDFMRFKKGQVGGHSGELQTAVVSYRKRFPWSLLHPFLEVDLVSTIHIADKQYFETLQRGLEYYDCVLYEMVASRESLENRINSKSKGKLKPKRSKGFNIIGFIQRQMARILSLDFQLDCLDYESQKWQHADLDYETFKLLQDERGESFFTLAKEMTLRSTKTLVQPVSTTGDLGPWKSKLLWASRVLPMPLVGLLIISSVCSPFESYSTEYSELEALSRLDIGAALKIFLAKRLTSEFTEITAAIEEKSVIIGERNRVAADELRRVIDNGHQRIAVLYGGGHMPDLGRRLREEFDMVPSHVQWITAWSIKNKKLDSQSLPFLKALAKLLGWPLNRYQTLALLIFSSLLALDLWFWELFVQTAINLASSAAFEVGSSTNIM; encoded by the exons ATGGCTTCCGCCTCTCTTTCCTTGCGGTATGcacccttctcctctcttcctttgTCCCCATCCCATGCCGCAAACGAGGCCGCCCCGCCTTCTGTTATCGCCTCCAGGCCGTCGCGGACCGCTGCAACTCTGAGGCCGCAGCCGATCCGCGCTTtatcttcgtcttcttcctccgccTGCTCATCCGGCCGCCTCGTCGCCTTGGCCAGAGCGTCGTTCCCCAAGATATCCTCTGGGATCGATGAGGATCCCGCGACCGAGAAGTTCTTGCGCAACAATTCCATCTCCGACTTCATGCGCTTCAAGAAAGGTCAAGTCGGTGGCCACTCTGGTGAATTGCAGACCGCCGTCGTCAGCTACCGGAAGCGGTTCCCATGGTCGTTGCTCCATCCTTTTCTTGAG GTTGATTTGGTGTCGACGATCCATATTGCAGACAAACA GTACTTTGAGACTCTTCAAAGAGGACTTGAATATTATGATTGTGTCCTCTATGAGATGGTAGCAAGCAGGGAAAGTCTAGAAAATAGAATAAACTCAAAATCCAAGGGAAAACTGAAACCTAAACGATCCAAAGGCTTTAATATTATTGGATTCATTCAAAGGCAGATGGCTAGAATTCTGTCACTTGATTTCCAATTAGATTGTCTTGATTATGAAAGTCAAAAGTGGCAACATGCTGACCTTGATTATGAGACTTTTAAATTACTTCAG GATGAAAGAGGTGAAAGCTTTTTCACGCTAGCGAAAGAAATGACCCTCAGATCTACAAAAACCTTGGTTCAACCTGTTTCCACAACAGGTGATCTTGGTCCTTGGAAATCTAAGCTACTTTGGGCTTCACGTGTATTGCCCATGCCACTTGTTGGACTTCTCATTATTAGTAGCGTATGTTCACCATTTGAAAGTTACAGCACAGAGTACTCTGAACTGGAAGCACTTTCCAGACTTGATATTGGAGCAGCATTGAAGATTTTCTTGGCCAAGCGGCTAACATCTGA GTTTACTGAAATAACTGCGGCTATAGAGGAAAAATCAGTGATCATTGGTGAAAGGAACAGAGTTGCAGCTGACGAACTGAGGAGAGTGATAGACAATGGGCACCAGAGAATAGCAGTTCTCTATGGAGGAGGTCACATGCCAGATCTTGGTAGACGACTGCGAGAAGAGTTTGACATGGTCCCTTCTCATGTGCAATGGATAACAGCATGGTCCATAAAGAACAAGAAGCTCGACAGCCAGTCCTTGCCGTTCCTCAAGGCATTGGCAAAACTTTTGGGCTGGCCTCTCAACAGGTATCAGACACTGGCTTTGTTAAtattctcatctcttcttgcgctTGATCTTTGGTTCTGGGAGCTGTTCGTTCAGACTGCAATCAACTTGGCTTCTTCAGCTGCATTTGAAGTTGGTTCATCGACTAACATCATGTGA
- the LOC103992762 gene encoding uncharacterized protein LOC103992762 isoform X2, protein MKLPTDRRDIQIKIILAAENKLHPALFSGEAEHKVLQNLANGLMSIVFKPEDLQCSFFRYTVRELLACTVIRPVLNLVNPRFINERIESLALSHANKASKKTGPSEEAPIVKRKAHSVPSDVQISGSLDRSSPGVELVQYKNDTCKTSSDNHSIANGICYTKKGKRPNLETIDDSCPDKSDFVFNEAQNSFSNNSLLSDSQYHDGKRNGASEWAEMLDVISKRKSQVLAPEHLDNMWAKGRNYKKKEVCKPAKSVAQNSSVGFTNTYSGTSNQDKTHPSDISKQCAIISKVESLHATDYNASNQSNPSLQKRTEQRNHEELEQESESSYTSEDDENSTVMGLDSPGTRVWESKNKINAGVSSIRHPLETSESHVARKNSNVYVHHPRTSGTSSGRKRFRLSNQKVPLWQEVQRTSFLLGDGQDVLNASKNDTKILELSDESDVEVRGRIYSGAVASSSFSSVSASESSYSSMKSPDILVLADTFLKLRCEVLGANVVKSGSGTFAVYSVSVTDANNNSWFIKRRFRHFEELHRRLKEFPEYNLSLPPKHFLSSGLDVPVVQERCKLLDVYLKKLLQIPTISESIEVWDFLSVDSQTYVFSDSLSIIQTLSVNLDVKPHEKSVKSFDSIEDVNSQLFSAEKNQNYEIKDSATPMSKSYPESDGLRLRKPYTEKISGPDTRKEQKNSCQDKTGSDPESRLGKNVPSTGKSDQLKKHSVVGVETLQERSKSIHSGGAFSIPTEWVPVPPNLTIPILNLVDVIFQLKDGGWIRRQAFWIAKQLLQLGMGDAFDDWLIEKIQLLRRGVVIASAIKRIEQILWPDGIFLTKHPKRKAPTPVSSPGTQDNQNANPLTTEQQLEADRRAKFVYELIIDKAPAALVSLVGRKEYEQCAQDIYFFLQSPVCLKQFALELLELLFLSAFPELNDVVRRCHEDNQQLESEINQ, encoded by the exons GTTTTGCAGAATTTGGCCAATGGGCTTATGTCTATAGTTTTCAAGCCTGAAGACTTACAATGTTCATTCTTCCGCTATACAGTCAGAGAGCTTCTTGCTTGCACAGTGATTAGGCCTGTTCTGAACTTAGTTAATCCAAG GTTCATAAATGAAAGGATCGAGTCTTTGGCTCTTTCCCATGCCAATAAGGCTAGCAAGAAAACTGGACCATCAGAAGAAGCACCCATAGTCAAGCGAAAAGCACATTCAGTACCATCTGATGTTCAAATATCTGGATCACTGGATCGGTCAAGTCCAGGCGTTGAACTTGTTCAGTATAAAAATGACACTTGCAAGACCAGTTCAGATAATCACAGCATAGCTAATGGGATATGTTATACAAAGAAGGGAAAACGTCCAAACTTAGAAACGATTGATGACTCTTGTCCTGATAAGTCAGATTTTGTCTTTAATGAAGCTCAGAATTCTTTCTCAAATAACTCTTTGCTATCAGATTCTCAATATCATGATGGAAAAAGGAATGGTGCAAGTGAATGGGCGGAGATGTTGGATGTTATCTCCAAAAGAAAGTCTCAAGTTCTTGCACCAGAACATTTGGACAATATGTGGGCAAAAGGACGAAATTACAAAAAGAAAGAAGTCTGTAAGCCAGCAAAATCAGTTGCACAAAATTCATCTGTAGGATTTACTAACACTTATTCTGGTACctcaaaccaagacaaaacacacCCAAGTGACATATCCAAGCAATGTGCTATCATCTCCAAAGTAGAAAGTCTGCATGCTACTGATTATAATGCCTCTAACCAGTCAAACCCATCACTTCAAAAAAGAACTGAACAGCGTAATCATGAAGAGCTTGAACAAGAAAGTGAAAGTTCCTACACCTCTGAGGATGATGAGAACAGTACCGTCATGGGACTTGATTCCCCTGGAACAAGAGTTTGGGAaagcaaaaacaaaataaatgctGGCGTTTCAAGCATAAGACATCCTCTTGAAACATCTGAAAGTCATGTAGCAAGGAAAAATAGTAATGTTTATGTTCACCATCCTAGGACATCAGGAACATCATCAGGAAGAAAAAGGTTTAGGTTAAGCAATCAAAAGGTCCCACTATGGCAGGAGGTTCAGAGGACATCATTTTTGTTGGGAGATGGTCAGGATGTGCTTAATGCCTCAAAAAACGATACAAAAATATTGGAATTAAGTGATGAGTCAGATGTGGAAGTTAGGGGTAGAATTTACAGTGGGgctgtggcttcttcttctttttcctctgttTCAGCATCTGAGTCATCTTATTCATCTATGAAGTCTCCTGATATCCTTGTATTAGCGGATACATTTCTGAAGTTGAGATGTGAG GTACTTGGGGCCAATGTTGTAAAAAGTGGTTCAGGAACCTTTGCTGTGTATTCAGTTTCTGTGACTGATGCAAATAACAATAGCTGGTTTATAAAAAGAAG GTTTCGCCATTTTGAGGAGCTACATCGACGTCTGAAAGAGTTTCCTGAATATAATTTAAGTTTGCCACCCAAGCATTTTTTGTCATCTGGACTAGATGTTCCTGTTGTTCAAGAAAGATGCAAGCTTCTTGATGTATATTTGAAG AAGCTTCTTCAGATTCCAACCATATCAGAGTCTATAGAGGTCTGGGATTTTCTCAGTGTTGATTCACAG ACATATGTTTTCTCAGATTCTCTCTCCATCATCCAAACATTATCAG TGAATCTTGATGTTAAGCCACATGAAAAGAGTGTGAAAAGTTTTGATTCCATTGAAGATGTCAATAGTCAGTTATTTTCTGCAGAGAAAAATCAAAATTATGAGATCAAAGACAGTGCTACACCAATGAGTAAGAGTTACCCTGAATCTGATGGTTTAAGACTGAGAAAACCATATACGGAGAAAATTTCAGGTCCAGATACTAGAAAGGAGCAGAAGAATTCATGTCAGGACAAGACAGGAAGTGATCCAGAAAGTAGGCTTGGGAAGAATGTTCCATCTACTGGCAAATCCGACCAGCTAAAGAAACACTCAGTAGTGGGAGTTGAGACTTTGCAAGAGCGCTCTAAAAGTATTCATTCTGGTGGGGCCTTCAGCATTCCGACTGAA TGGGTGCCAGTGCCTCCAAATTTGACTATTCCCATATTGAATTTAGTAGATGTAATTTTCCAGCTGAAGGATGGCGGTTGGATCAG GCGCCAAGCTTTTTGGATCGCTAAGCAGTTATTACAGTTGGGAATGGGGGATGCTTTTGATGATTGGCTTATTGAGAAAATCCAGCTTCTTAGAAGGGGAGTGGTAATTGCTTCTGCTATAAAGCGTATTGAGCAA ATTCTCTGGCCTGATGGAATTTTTTTAACTAAACATCCTAAACGAAAAGCTCCAACACCAGTTTCTTCACCGGGCACTCAGGACAACCAAAACGCTAATCCATTGACTACTGAACAACAGCTAGAAGCTGATCGCCGGGCAAAATTTGTTTATGAACTAATAATAG ATAAAGCACCAGCTGCTTTGGTAAGTCTTGTTGGCAGAAAGGAATACGAGCAGTGTGCTCAGGATATATATTTCTTTCTTCAG TCCCCTGTTTGTTTGAAGCAGTTTGCACTAGAACTTCTGGAGCTTCTGTTTTTGTCAGCATTTCCTGAACTCAATGATGTTGTAAGGCGATGCCATGAAGATAATCAGCAGCTGGAATCAGAAATCAATCAATGA